The nucleotide sequence CGTCATCATCTCCTGGGTGACGTCGAGGACGTCGCCGTCCCGCCAGGAACCCGCCTTGGCCGCAGCCGCCCGCGCGAACACCGCGCCGTACCCGGCGAGGCGGGTCGGGTGGAACGAGGGCTGGCACAGCCGGCGCTGCCGCCGGTGCAGGGGATAGGCGCAGGTGGACAGGCCGTCGCCGATCACCTCGCGGATCCGGTCGTAGATCGGGCCGCCCTTGTCGAAGGTCCGGTCGTTCAGGAACACCTGCCGGGTCAGGTCGGGATCGCAGATCATCACGGCGGAACTCGGGCCGAGCCGGACACGGACCATCTCACGGTATCCGGACAGCGACATGATGAACGCCAGCGGATCGCGGAGCAGCGGCAACGCGTGGCCCAGCAGCGGCCACGCCCGCGGGGCCAGCGGCACCGACCCGGCGGAGGCCGTACTCGTGTCTGTCATGGGGAACCTCACTTCTTCGTTGAGTGGCCGTCCGGCACCGCGGTGACGGGATCGCGGGTGATCTCCAGCAGCGCGGTGGTCCAGCGGAAGCCGAGCCCGAAACTCACGACGAGGACCCGTTCTCCGGCCCGCAGCGTGCCGGAGCGGAACTCCCGGTCGAGCGCGAGCAGGACGTCGCACGGTCCGCAGTGGCCGAGGTGCCGGCCGAAGGTCCAGCTCGTGTCGGCGGCCCGCAGGCCCAGCGGCGCACCGCCGAGCAGCAGGTCGAGCACCTCCGCTCCGATGGCGATGGGCACCACACGCGCGATGCCCTCCGGCCGGACGCCGGTCTCCTCGAGGACGGTCTCGACACAGCGGCGCGTGGACTGCCGCAGCGCGTCGATGTACGGCATGAATCCGGTCTCCTCGACGAGGAGTGGCCGGCCGCTGCCGTCGGCCGCCGTCCGGGCCCGGGTCAGCACCTCCAGCTGCGGCTGCGCGGCCTGGTCGGTCGCCAACAGCCGCGCGAAGCCCGTCCCCCGGGTGAGGACCGCGGCGGCGCCGGAGTCACCGGCCAGATGCCCCATCTCCGAGACATGGCCCCACCGCTCGGGCCGGAACCGGACACCGGCGGTCACCAGCGCGGCCTTCGCGGCCGGTTTGGCCGTGAGGTGTTCGGCCGCGGTGACCAGCGCGGCTCCCCCGCCGTCGCTGGCGGCGCCCAGTTCGATCGCGTTGGTGTCCGGCCCGCCGAGCACCCGCAGCAGATAGGCGGAGGGCGCGTAGTGGTCCTCGTCCTGGAAGTTGGCGTGCACCAGCAGGCTCAGGTCGGCGCCCGTGACGTCCGCGTGGCGCAGTGCCTTCAGACCGGCGCGGGCGGCCATCTGCGACGGCGTGCTGTCCGTGGAGACGGCGGCCGAGGTGAATCCGTTGAGCGCGACCAGGGAGGGCGGCCCGTTGTCCACCGGCTTGTCCCACGGCTCGTGTTTCTGCCGGATCGGCGGTATCCACGCACCGGTCCCGGCGATCGTGATGTCCTGCCACAACACTGCTGTCTCCTCGGCTGTCACGAATCGGCTGTCAGGAACGGACCGGTCGTGGCGCGTCGCCGCGGGGCCGGACGAGTTCTCCGCTGTGGTCCAGGGCGTGTGCGCTGACCCCGGATATCCGGGCCAGCACCTGCCCGTCACCGGTCAGCGCGGTCAGCTCCCCGGTGGCGAAGTCGCAGTGCAGCCGGATGACCGGATGCAGCGCGCTGAGCCGGCAGTCGTCGCCCGGCCCGCCCAGGTCGACCTCGTCGAGGCCGGCCATCGGCCCGACCAGCGGTGGAAGGTCACCGCGCGGCGGCAGCAGCAACAGGTGCACCATCGCGTCCAGCAGGATCGCCGGTACGGTCATCCCGGCCAGGACCGGAGCCCAGGCGGCGTGGTCCAGACGGAACCTGGCGCTGTTGCCGTCCGGCCCGCGGGCGTAGTCACCGGTGCCGGCGAATGGTCCGGTGAGCGAGATCGGCGGATCCGGGGAGTACACCGGCATCGCGAAGTCGGGTTCGGGTTCGTGGCCCGAGAAGTCGGGCGGTCCGGCGAGCGCCGGGAAGCGGTCCGCGAGCAGCACCCGCGTCTCGCACAGCAGGTCGTTGAAGCGCAGTACCTTGCCGTTCTTGCCGATCCGGTGTGCCGTGATCCGGACGGCCACCTCGGCGCGGTCGCCCGCACGGCTGACGACCCGGGCCTCCACCGCGACGGTGCGCATCGGCCCGGCGAGCCGGACCGTGATCGACGACCGGCAGACGAGACCGCGGAACCCGGTGACCCGCAGTCCGGGACAGAGGGTGGCCGCCGCCGCGGCAGCCGCCTCCAGGGTGAACGTGCCCGCGAGTGTGTACTCACCGTTGACCTGGTGATGACGCATCCACCGGCCGTCCCGCTCGGCGAGGGTGCCCGGATCCCAGGTCTTGGTGAACACGGCCCAGTCCTCGCCCCGGTAGAGCACCCCGTCGAGCAGCGGTGTGGTCAGCTCCGGGTCCGGCGGGGCCGGAGCCGGCGCGTCCGGGGCCTCGATGCGCGGCTCGGCGCGGGAGCCGTGGGTGCTGATGCCCCGCCGGGCCAGCAGGACGCGTTCCTCCTCCCGGATGAAGAACGCCACTCCGCCCGCCGGCGGCCGGGTCACCGCGGACAGGAACTGCGCGCGTCCCTGCGCGGTGCTGATGTAGGCGTCCATCTTGTTGCGTTTGAGGGTCTCCCGCATAGTGACGCTGCTGGCGACGCCGACTTCACGCCAGCCGCTCCACAGGACCGCGATCTCGTAACGGCCCGCCGGCCCGTGGCGCTGTGCCCTGGCGCTCGCGTACGCGAGGTACTCGTTGACGGCGCAGTAGTCGATGTCGCCGGGCGCGGGGGCGAGCGTCGCCAGGGTGCTGAAGTTGCACCAGATCCGGGGCGCGCGTCCGGCCAGGGCCCGCTTCAGGTTGCGGTAGCCGGTCGCCTTGGTGGCCCGCACGGCCCGGAAGTCCGTGAGGGTTTTGGCGTGCAGCGCACGCGAGCGCAGGTCGAGGACGGTGTTGATGAGCAGGTCGATCCGTCCGTGCCGGTCGAGGATCTCGCCGAGGACGGCGGTGGTGCGTTCGGCGTCGAGGACGTCGCATACGCGGTGGTGGACCCGGTCCGGACCGCACAGCTCCGCCAGCCGTCGCACCGTACGGCGCACCTCCAGGCGCGCCTCGGCCTTCTCGTAGGCGACGCGCAGCTCGCGCAGGGAGGCGTCGGGACGCCGTCGTCGCTCGGCGGCGATGAACTCGGCCTGCGGTGGCAGCGAGTCGTCGGTGTCCGGCAGCGGGGTGCGGCCGATGACGTACACATAGGGCCGGTCGGTGCCGTGGGCCACCTCGTGCAGCAGCTCGGGAGTGATCCCCCGGGCGCCGCCGAAGGCGA is from Streptomyces hygroscopicus and encodes:
- a CDS encoding 3-oxoacyl-ACP synthase; amino-acid sequence: MLWQDITIAGTGAWIPPIRQKHEPWDKPVDNGPPSLVALNGFTSAAVSTDSTPSQMAARAGLKALRHADVTGADLSLLVHANFQDEDHYAPSAYLLRVLGGPDTNAIELGAASDGGGAALVTAAEHLTAKPAAKAALVTAGVRFRPERWGHVSEMGHLAGDSGAAAVLTRGTGFARLLATDQAAQPQLEVLTRARTAADGSGRPLLVEETGFMPYIDALRQSTRRCVETVLEETGVRPEGIARVVPIAIGAEVLDLLLGGAPLGLRAADTSWTFGRHLGHCGPCDVLLALDREFRSGTLRAGERVLVVSFGLGFRWTTALLEITRDPVTAVPDGHSTKK